One part of the Salmo salar chromosome ssa28, Ssal_v3.1, whole genome shotgun sequence genome encodes these proteins:
- the LOC106589226 gene encoding 5-hydroxytryptamine receptor 7-like, translating into MRSYLTKDLMKEFARTSMTTAGMDLRLLRAPQTTIAILPTLSFTENDTSCGEQILSHRNVEKVLIGGVLTVLTLFTICGNLLVVISVCFVKKLKQPSNYLIVSLAVADLSIAVAVMPFVSITDLIGGQWIFGQVFCNVFIAMDVMCCTASIMTLCVISIDRYLGITKPLTYPVRQSGKCMAKIVLSVWLLSASITLPPLFGWAQNVNDDKVCLITQDVGYTIYSTAVAFYIPMSVMLMMYYRIYRAAKVSAAKHTIHGFPKAEDERNSVDCVTAALKLQKEVEECASFSRLLKNDRKNISIFKREQKAAATLGIVVGAFSVCWLPFFLMSTARPFICGVECSCVPLWVERFLLWLGYANSLINPFIYAFFNRDLRTTYRNILLCRYRNINRKLSAASMHEAIKLAERPDLEI; encoded by the exons ATGAGATCATATTTGACCAAAGACCTGATGAAGGAATTTGCCAGGACCAGCATGACTACAGCGGGGATGGATCTGCGTCTGCTGAGAGCGCCCCAAACAACCATCGCAATTTTGCCAACTCTGAGCTTCACGGAAAATGACACCAGCTGCGGGGAGCAGATTCTTAGCCACAGGAATGTGGAGAAGGTGCTTATCGGAGGAGTTCTCACGGTGCTCACTTTGTTCACTATTTGCGGGAACTTACTTGTGGTGATATCCGTGTGCTTTGTGAAGAAGCTGAAACAGCCCTCCAATTATCTAATTGTCTCTCTGGCCGTGGCTGACCTGTCCATAGCGGTGGCGGTGATGCCCTTTGTCAGCATCACGGACCTCATCGGGGGGCAGTGGATCTTCGGACAGGTGTTCTGCAACGTTTTCATTGCCATGGACGTGATGTGTTGCACTGCTTCGATCATGACCCTGTGTGTAATAAGCATAGACAG GTATCTAGGCATAACTAAACCCTTGACCTACCCTGTGCGACAGAGTGGGAAATGCATGGCCAAAATAGTTCTGTCTGTGTGGCTGCTGTCTGCTTCCATCACCCTGCCCCCGTTGTTCGGCTGGGCCCAGAACGTCAACGATGACAAGGTGTGTCTGATCACCCAAGATGTGGGCTACACCATCTACTCCACCGCCGTTGCATTCTACATCCCCATGTCGGTGATGTTGATGATGTACTACCGCATCTACCGAGCAGCCAAGGTGAGCGCCGCCAAGCACACCATCCACGGCTTCCCCAAGGCGGAGGACGAGCGTAACAGTGTTGACTGCGTGACAGCGGCCCTGAAACTCCAGAAGGAGGTTGAGGAGTGTGCCAGTTTCTCTCGTCTGCTGAAGAACGACAGGAAAAACATCTCCATCTTCAAGCGGGAGCAGAAGGCGGCCGCCACGTTGGGGATCGTTGTGGGGGCCTTCTCTGTCTGCTGGCTGCCCTTCTTCCTGATGTCCACGGCCAGGCCCTTCATCTGTGGGGTAGAGTGTAGCTGCGTTCCCCTCTGGGTGGAAAGGTTTCTCCTCTGGCTGGGCTATGCCAACTCCCTCATCAACCCATTCATCTATGCCTTCTTCAACAGGGACCTGAGGACCACCTACCGTAACATCTTGCTCTGCAGGTACAGGAACATTAACCGCAAACTCTCCGCCGCCAGCATGCACGAGGCCATCAAACTGGCTGAGAGACCAGATCTGGAGATCTAG